One Dromiciops gliroides isolate mDroGli1 chromosome 3, mDroGli1.pri, whole genome shotgun sequence DNA segment encodes these proteins:
- the GPR18 gene encoding N-arachidonyl glycine receptor, translating into MAPQNHQNHSVSSNLQPEEYKIAALVFYSCIFIIGLFVNVTALWVFSCSTKKRTTVTIYMMNVALLDIIFVLSLPFRMLYYGKGKWIFGETFCHILGAITMFYPSIALWLLAFISADRYMAILQPKHTKELKNTSKAVLACVGIWIMTLATTTPLLFLNEDPDKDTNPASCLKIFDIIHLKTINILNFTRLIFFFLIPLFIMIGCYSFIINSLLRGQNSKLKPKVKEKSIRIIITLIVQVLVCFVPFHICFAFLMLQREENSYNPWSTFTTFLMNLSTCLDVILYYIVSKQFQARVISVMLYRNYLRSVRRKSFRSASLRSLSNINSEMI; encoded by the coding sequence ATGGCTCCCCAAAATCATCAAAATCATTCTGTTTCTTCTAACTTACAACCAGAAGAATACAAGATTGCAGCACTGGTATTCTATAGCTGTATCTTCATAATTGGATTATTTGTGAATGTGACTGCTCTATGGGTCTTCAGTTGTAGCACCAAGAAAAGAACGACTGTAACTATCTATATGATGAATGTAGCATTATTGGACATAATCTTTGTGCTAAGCTTACCCTTCCGTATGCTTTATTATGGGAAAGGTAAATGGATCTTTGGGGAGACTTTCTGTCACATTCTTGGAGCTATCACAATGTTTTATCCAAGTATTGCCCTCTGGCTTCTTGCTTTTATAAGTGCCGATAGATACATGGCTATTTTGCAACCCAAACATACCAAAGaacttaagaacacaagcaaagCAGTGCTAGCTTGCGTTGGAATTTGGATAATGACTCTTGCAACCACCACTCCTCTATTATTCTTAAATGAAGATCCAGATAAAGACACAAATCCTGCCAGCTGCCTGAAAATTTTTGACATAATCcacttaaaaacaattaatatcCTGAATTTTACtcgtttgatttttttcttcttgattccTCTTTTCATCATGATTGGATGCTATTCATTCATCATTAACAGTCTCCTTCGTGGCCAGAATTCTAAACTGAAACCAAAGGTCAAGGAAAAGTCCATCAGAATAATCATTACTCTCATTGTACAGGTGCTTGTCTGCTTTGTTCCCtttcatatttgttttgcttttctaatGCTGCAACGTGAAGAAAACAGCTATAACCCATGGAGCACCTTTACCACTTTCCTCATGAATCTCAGCACATGTCTGGATGTTATACTCTATTACATTGTCTCAAAACAATTTCAAGCTCGAGTCATCAGTGTCATGCTATATCGAAATTATCTTCGAAGTGTGCGCAGGAAGAGTTTTCGATCAGCCAGCTTACGGTCGCTAAGCAATATAAACAGTGAAATGATATGA